Within the Arthrobacter caoxuetaonis genome, the region CGCCCGGCTTCCGGCAGATCCCTGCCAGGCACTTGCTGCCCTTGCGGACGCCATGGGCACGGAAGCATGCCGCCCGGGCTTTCGGGGGTGCCCGTTCATCAACGCTGCCGCCGAGTATCCTGCTGCGGACCACCCGGTGCGTGCTGCCGTGGAGCGCCACCGCAACTGGTTCCACGGCCTCGTGGCTGACCTGGCCGCACGGTTGGGCGCCGAGGACCCGCAGCAGGCGGCAGACCAGCTGGTCATGCTCCGGGACGGGGCCATGGTGCACGGCTATGTCTCCGATCCCACGGGGGTCGGCCCCAGCCTGCTGCAGGCCGGACGCGCGGTCCTGCAGCTGCACCTTCCAGCCGGCACCGCACTCCGCTGACCGGCCCTGAATGAGCCACCCCGCGGGCCGGTTGGCAAAACACCGGAACACCTAGCACAATCAGCACTTGTGTCTACTTCCCCCACAGCAGTGAACCCTGCCCAACGCGCCCGCATGGCCCGCAAGGTTGCCGGCGCTTCGTTCGTCGGAACCGCACTGGAGTCCTATGACTTCTACGTCTTTGGTACCGCAGCGGCCCTGATCCTGAACCGGGTGTTCTTCCCGGACGTGGACCCGGTGACCGGCACCCTGCTCGCGTTCCTTTCCCTGGGCATGGGGTTCGTGGCCCGGCCGCTGGGCGCAATCCTCTTCGGACACATCGGTGACCGGGTGGGGCGGAAGAAGTCGCTCATCTACACCATCGTGCTGATGGGACTGGCAACCGGCGTGATCGGGCTGCTGCCCGATTACAACGCCATCGGCATCTGGGCGCCGGTGCTGCTGGTGCTGCTGCGCCTGCTGCAGGGCCTGGCAGTGGGCGGGGAATGGGGCGGAGCGGTCCTTATCGCCAGCGAACACGCAGAACCCAAGAAGCGGGCGCTGTTCGCTGCGATCCCCCAGATCGGCTCTCCGGTCGGGACCATCATGGTCACGGCCACCTTCCTGCTCCTGGCCCAGGTCTCCCCCGAGGCTATGGAAGCCGGGGTCTGGCGGATCCCGTTCCTGCTGGCCTTCCCCTTCATGGCGGTGGCCCTGTACATGCGCCTGGCGATTGACGAAACTCCGGTCTTCAAGGACGTCGCCGAGCACAAGGAAGTGGCACGGGTCCCCCTGCTCGACGTGCTGCGCACCCAGCCCGCCGCCGTCGGCATTGCCATGGCCGCAGCCCTGCTGGGTATTGGCTCCTACTTCCTGATGACCACCTACACGCAGGCCTACGGCATTTCCGAACTGGGACTCTCCCAATCAACGGTCCTGAACGCAGCGCTGGTCGGCTCGGTGCTGCAGCTCGCCACGATTCCGGCGTTCGGCTACCTCGCCACCAAGATCGGTTCGGCGAAAGTGGTCGCTGCCGGCGCAGCCGCGACACTGCTGATTTCCTTCCCGCTGTACTACCTGATCAGCATCGCCAACCAGCCGGTCTACATCCTCACGATCCTGATCGGCGGAATCGCCCCGACCGCGGCCTGGGCTGCGCTCGGCGGCTTGATGGCGGATCTGTTCCCGGCCCGCACGGGCTTTACCGCCATGTCGATCGCCTACAGCTTCGCAGGGATCCTGGCCGGCTTCACTCCCGCGGTCACACAGGTCTTCTCCGACGCGACCGGAGCCGCGTGGTGGCACCCGGGTGCGGTGTTGGCGCTGATGTCGCTGGTGACCATCGCCGGTGCGCTGGGCGCCGGGCGCATGATCAAGGCGAGGTCACAGACTGAACCGGCCGCGGCCGTTGCGGCATAGTTGAGTCCATGACTACACCGACTCGCAACCTGCTGGTCCTGAACGGACCGAACCTGAACCTGCTCGGCACCCGCGAACCGGCGGTGTACGGCAGGCACACACTCGACGACGTCGAGGCCACCGCCATGTCCGCGGCCGAAGCCCACGGCTGGACTGCAGACTGCATCCAGTCCAACCACGAGGGCGACCTGATCGACGCGATCCACGGAGCGCCGGGGCTGGCTGACGCGATCATCATCAACCCGGCTGCTTACAGCCACACGTCCGTGGCCCTGCGCGACGCGCTCTCCGGCGTCGGCCTTCCGGTGGTGGAAGTACACCTGAGCAACATCCACAAGCGCGAAGAGTTCCGCCACCATTCCTTCGTCTCAGCCGTCGCCGAGGTCGTGATCTGCGGAGCGGGAATCCATGGCTACCGGATGGCAGTTGATTACCTCGCCGCCACACTGGACCCGCAGGGCGGGCAATCCCAGTAGCGGCTATTCGCTGATGCACTCCCCTGCCGAGACGGAGCTGCGGTAGCTTGACGCGGCTTCGGCGATCGGCCCGAGCTCGGCAAGTGAGAGTGCATACCCGATCGGCTGGTCGCCGGTGGTCTTCGCGAAGATCACTCCGGCCACCCGTCCGTCAATGTCCAGCAGCGGCCCCCCGGAGTTGCCCTGCTGCACATTGGCGGCAAGCGTGTAGACCTCCAGGACCTCGGGCGAGGTGCCGTAGATGCTGCGGACCGAAACGTCACCGAGGTTCTGGACCGTGGCCGGCTGCAGCCGGAAGGGGCCGCCCGCGGGATACCCGGCGAACGCCACCGTCGTCCCGTCCGCCAGCCGTTCTCCCAGCGCGATCGGTTCGGCATCCAGGTTGTCAACGGCAATCACGGCGAGGTCCCGCGCCGGGTCAAAGTGCACCACGCGTCCCGGCAGAACTCCTCCGCCCGGCACCTGGACCACGGGTTCCCTGACCCCGGCGACGACGTGCGCGTTGGTGATGACGCGGTCATCAGCGACCACGAAGCCGGAACCGGTCTGGTTCTGGCCGCACTGGAAGGCCGTTCCGGTGATCTTCAGGACGGAGGCAGACGACGCCGTCAGGGCCTCGGAGCTAATCCCTTCGGTGGGCACTTCAACGGCTTCCGGCACCGCGCTGTCCAGTATCCGCGGCAGCCCCTCATCAATCGTGAAGGAGCGGATCTGGGCGGCCCAGGTCTTCACCGGATCCGGGGTTGCCGAATCGATCGCTGCCAGGACCCGCGAGGCAGCAATCTGCTGCGAGAGGAAGGGCATGCCCAGGGTTGCGATGCTGAAGGCCAGCATCGACATCACCACCGCGGCGACGACCACGTTCAGCGCCCCACCGAGAATACGGTCCAG harbors:
- a CDS encoding TetR/AcrR family transcriptional regulator — translated: MAPTPPAGTPPVRDRILAAAGELFYAEGIRAVSADKIIAAASTTKVTFYRYFPTKDDLVAGYLDAQSDRIREAAARLPADPCQALAALADAMGTEACRPGFRGCPFINAAAEYPAADHPVRAAVERHRNWFHGLVADLAARLGAEDPQQAADQLVMLRDGAMVHGYVSDPTGVGPSLLQAGRAVLQLHLPAGTALR
- a CDS encoding MFS transporter encodes the protein MSTSPTAVNPAQRARMARKVAGASFVGTALESYDFYVFGTAAALILNRVFFPDVDPVTGTLLAFLSLGMGFVARPLGAILFGHIGDRVGRKKSLIYTIVLMGLATGVIGLLPDYNAIGIWAPVLLVLLRLLQGLAVGGEWGGAVLIASEHAEPKKRALFAAIPQIGSPVGTIMVTATFLLLAQVSPEAMEAGVWRIPFLLAFPFMAVALYMRLAIDETPVFKDVAEHKEVARVPLLDVLRTQPAAVGIAMAAALLGIGSYFLMTTYTQAYGISELGLSQSTVLNAALVGSVLQLATIPAFGYLATKIGSAKVVAAGAAATLLISFPLYYLISIANQPVYILTILIGGIAPTAAWAALGGLMADLFPARTGFTAMSIAYSFAGILAGFTPAVTQVFSDATGAAWWHPGAVLALMSLVTIAGALGAGRMIKARSQTEPAAAVAA
- the aroQ gene encoding type II 3-dehydroquinate dehydratase codes for the protein MTTPTRNLLVLNGPNLNLLGTREPAVYGRHTLDDVEATAMSAAEAHGWTADCIQSNHEGDLIDAIHGAPGLADAIIINPAAYSHTSVALRDALSGVGLPVVEVHLSNIHKREEFRHHSFVSAVAEVVICGAGIHGYRMAVDYLAATLDPQGGQSQ
- a CDS encoding MarP family serine protease yields the protein MLGLTVLDIILLLALFFYLLAGLRNGLAVSLGGIVGFVAGAIAAFFAIPLVSGWVPDETWRLVAVIATAVILVLVGHAAGAALGAGVRRWFNFAPLRALDRILGGALNVVVAAVVMSMLAFSIATLGMPFLSQQIAASRVLAAIDSATPDPVKTWAAQIRSFTIDEGLPRILDSAVPEAVEVPTEGISSEALTASSASVLKITGTAFQCGQNQTGSGFVVADDRVITNAHVVAGVREPVVQVPGGGVLPGRVVHFDPARDLAVIAVDNLDAEPIALGERLADGTTVAFAGYPAGGPFRLQPATVQNLGDVSVRSIYGTSPEVLEVYTLAANVQQGNSGGPLLDIDGRVAGVIFAKTTGDQPIGYALSLAELGPIAEAASSYRSSVSAGECISE